Proteins from one Oryza sativa Japonica Group chromosome 12, ASM3414082v1 genomic window:
- the LOC9266625 gene encoding protein transport protein Sec61 subunit beta, with product MPANGDGPARGSAAAAASLRRRRTTGGAGAGARGGTSTMLQFYTEEAAGCKMSPNAVLIMSIGFFAVVALLHVFGKLYRTSSN from the coding sequence ATGCCGGCTAATGGCGATGGCCCTGCCAGAGGGAGCGCAGCAGCTGCCGCAAGCTTGCGCAGGCGCAGAACCACTGgcggtgccggtgccggtgctAGAGGTGGCACCAGCACAATGCTTCAGTTCTACACTGAAGAGGCTGCTGGGTGCAAGATGTCCCCCAATGCTGTTCTGATCATGAGCATCGGGTTTTTCGCGGTCGTTGCCCTTCTCCATGTTTTCGGCAAGCTATACCGTACCTCCTCCAACTAG